Proteins from a single region of Amblyomma americanum isolate KBUSLIRL-KWMA chromosome 10, ASM5285725v1, whole genome shotgun sequence:
- the LOC144108216 gene encoding uncharacterized protein LOC144108216, with protein MQAITQATLKKIQYGVMSWLKNCSTRIKSATKRDQTGWFPIYGTHMLPAAPGSCPSVRAGSVEWGWITRSPIAQGVGKQKVLNADTYERARQKHRTPMTWQHHLIKTKFMGSGGIGSLAAVHQAGTEGGIKDLP; from the exons ATGCAAGCCATAACCCAAGCAAccttaaaaaaaatacaatatgGTGTCATGTCGTGGCTGAAAAATTGTTCAACCCGTATCAAGAGTGCAACCAAAAG GgaccagacggggtggttccctatttacgggacccatatgctgcCAGCAGCTCCTGGctcctgtccgtcagtgcgagctggaTCGGTAGAgtggggctggataacaaggtctcccatcgctcaaggggttgggaAGCAAAAGGTGCTAAATGCAG ACACGTACGAGAGAGCCAGGCAAAAGCACAGGACACCGATGACCTGGCAACATCATCTAATCAAG ACAAAGTTCATGGGAAGCGGAGGAATCGGGTCCTTGGCTGCAGTTCATCAGGCTGGGACTGAAGGCGGAATCAAGGATTTGCCATAA